A region of the Mesoterricola sediminis genome:
CAGGGGCCGCTGCACCCGGCGCCGGAGGGCCCGCAGGGACACCGCCGCCGCCGCCGCGCAGGCGGCGAAGAGCAGGAGCTTCCAGGGCAGGGGCCAGGGCGCCCGCGCCAGGAGGATCCCGGCCAGGACCAGGGCCGGCAGGGCCCCCAGGAGGGCGCCGAGCTGGACCCGCCGGTCGTGGGTCATGCCCGGATGCCCAGCTTGGCCAGGCGCCGGTACATCGCGCTGCGGGAGAGGCCGAGGGCCTCCGCCGCCGCGGCGGCGCCGCCGTGCCGCGCCAGGGCCTTGCGGATGAGGAGGGCCTCCATGTCCTCCATGCTGAGGTCCTCCAGGGCCGGGCTCCGGCCGTTCCCCGGGGCGAGCATGAGGTCCGCCGCGGTGATCCAGGGGCCCGAAGCCATGAGCAGGGCCCGCTCCACGGCGTGGGTCAGCTCCCGCACGTTGCCGGGCCAGGAATGGGCCAGCAGGGCCTTCTCCGCCCCCGCGTCGAAGCCCGCCACGGCCTTGCGGTAGCGCCCCGCGCGGGCCTCCAGGAACCGCGCCGCCAGGGGCAGGATGTCCTCCGGGCGCTCCCGGAGCGGGGGCACGTGGATCTCGATGGTGTTGAGGCGGTACCGCAGGTCCTGGCGGAAGCGGCCCGCCTCCACTTCCGCCTCGAGGTCGGCGTTGGTGGCGCTGAGGACGCGCACGTCGGCGCGGAGGGTGCGGCTGGAGCCCACCCGCTCGAACTCGCCCGTCTCCAGCACCCGCAGGAGCCGGGCCTGGAGCGTGAGCGGGGCGTTGGCGATCTCGTCCAGGAAGAGGGTGCCCCCGTCCGCGAGCTCGAAACGCCCTGCCCGCGCCGCCTTGGCGTCGGTGAAGGCCCCCTTCGCGTGCCCGAAGAGCTCGCTCTCCAGCACCCCTTCCGCGAGCCCGCCCGCGTTGAGGGTGAGCAGGGGCCGGTCCGCCCTGGAGCTGGCGGCGTGGAGGGCCTGGGCCAGGAGGCTCTTGCCGGTCCCGTTCTCGCCGGTGATGAGCACGGAGGCGTCGGAGGGGCCGATGCGCGCCACCAGGTCCAGGACCCGGCGCATGGCGGGGGAGGCCGCCACGAGGGTGGGGGCGCCTTCCCGGAGCAGCTGGTTCTCCGCCTCCAGCTGGCGGGTGCGGCGGAGGGCCCCGGCCAGCTCCAGGTGCGTGCGCAGCGTCGCCAGGAGGCGGGCGTTCTCCCAGGGCTTCTGGATGAAGTCCTTCGCGCCCCGGCGCATGGCCTCCACCGCCAGGTCGATGCTCCCCCAGGCGGTCATGACGACGACGGGGAGCTCGGGCTCGCGGGCCTGGACCCGCGCGAGCAGGTCCAGGCCCTCCTGGCCGGAGGTGGTGTCCCGGGTGTAGTTCATGTCCAGGAGCAGGAGGTCCGGCCGCGGCCCCTCCAGGGCGGCCAGCACGGCCTCGGGGGAGGCGGCGGTCTCCACCTTGTAGCCCTCGGACTTGAGGAGGAGGCGCAGGCTCTCGCGCACACCGGTCTGGTCGTCGGAGATCAGGATGCGGGCGGCGGAGGTGGGCATGGAACCCTTCAGGAGGACCTCCCTATCCTACTCGTCCCGGAGGGCGACCAAGGGGTCCACCCGGGCGGCTTTCAGGGCGGGCAAGAGGCAGGCCGCAGCACAAACGAGGGCGAGGCCGGCGGTGACCAGGCCGAAGGTGGACAGGTCCCAGGGGCGGACGCCGACGATCAGCGATTCCAGGAACCGGCCCAGGACCAGGGAGAGGGCCACGCCTGCGGCGATCCCGCCCAGGGCCATGCGGAGCCCCTGGCCCAGGACCAGGCCGAGCACGCTCCCCACCTGGGCGCCCAGGGCCATCCGCACCCCGATCTCCCGGGTGCGCAGGGCCGTCAGGAAGTTGATCACCGCGTAGATCCCCACCCCCGCCAGGAGCAGGGCGAGCCCTGCGAAGGCGCCCAGGAGCAGGCTCCGGGACCTGGCCGCGTCGCGGTCCGAGGCGACGGCCTCCTCCATGGTCAGGATCGCGCCCACGGGCAGGTCGGGATCCAGCTCCCGCACCGCGTTCCGGAGGACGCCGGCCATGGCGGAGGGGGCGGTGGTGGTGCGCACCAGCAGGGCGAAGCGGGCCATGTTCGCGCCGGGCCCCTGGGCGTAGGCCGCCGGGAAGTAGACCTCGGGCCGGGGCGCCAGGGCCAGTCCGTCGTGGCGCACCGTCCCCACGACGCCCACGATGGGCAGGAAGGGGCCCGAATCGCCGGCGACGGAGACGGCGCCCTGGAGGACGTCGCCCCCGGGGAAGTCCCGGCGGGCCAAGGCCTGGCTGACGACGCAGGCGTTGGTCTCGAAGGGGGCCAGGTCCCGTCCCTGCAGGACCGGGATGCCCATGGCCGCGAAGTAGCCGGAGCTGACCTGGTGATGGATGGCCTCGAGGGCGTCGTCGGTGCGGCCCTTCAGGCTGTAGCTGCTGGTGCGGGTGGAGCCCAGGAACGGGGTCGTGTCGTTCGCCGAGGCCGCGACCACGCCCGGCGACTGCCGGATCCGCTGCAGGAGGCCGTCGAGGAGGGCCATCCGGCGGGCGGCCTCGCCGTACTTGTAGGCGGGCAGGGTGAAGCGCGCCGCCAGGAGGTGGTCCGCCTTGAAGCCGGGGTCCACGGTGCTCAGGTGCTGGAAGCTGCGGAGCATGAGGCCGGCCCCCACGAGGAGCGCCGTGGCCAGGGCCGTCTCCGAGGCCACCAGGAGGCCCCGGAGGCGGGGATGGGTGCTGCCGCCCCCGCCCTTCCCTTCCTTGAGGAAGTCCGCGAGGCGCATGTTCCGCAGGTTGAACGCGGGCATGAGGCCGAAGAGCAGGGCCGCCGCCAGCGAGAGCCCCAGCGTGAAGGCCACGGGCCCCGCCCCGAGGGACGGCTGGCGCAGGCCGGGCACCAGGGAGCCCAGGAGCCCCACCAGCCCCGCCAGGGTCCAACGGGCCAGCAGCAACCCGGCGGCGCCCCCCAGGAGGCCGATGACGAGGCTCTCCGCGAAGGCGCTGCGGACGAGTTCCATCGGACCCGCGCCCAGCGCGGCCCGGATGGCCATCTCCCGCTGCCGGCCCGCGCTCCGGGCCAGCATGAGGTTCATGATGTTGGCGCAGGCGATGAGCAGGACGCAGCCCACCGCGCCCATGAGCACCAGGAGGGTGCCCCGGCTGCCCAGGACGACCCGGTCCTTGAGGGGGACGACGTTGGCCGTGAAATGGAGGTTGGTGTCGGGGTAGGCCGTCTCCAGGCGCGCGGCCGCGGCCCGCAGGTCCTGGGCGCACGAGGCCACCGTGGCGCCGGGCTTCAGGCGCCCCACGGCCCCCATGAAGTGGTTGCCGCGCTGGCCGAGCTGTTCCTTCGTCAGGCTCAGCGGGACGAGGATCCGCGCGCTGCCGATGCGGTGCGGAAACCGGAAGCCCGGCGGCAGGATGCCCACCACCTGGGTGTCCAGGCCGTCCAGGCGGATGGAGCGTCCCACCAGGGCCGGATCGCCGCCGAAGGTGCGCATCCAGAATTCATGGGTGAGGAGGGCGACGCGGGGGGCCGCTTCCCGGTCCTCCTCGGGCAGGAAGTCCCGGCCCAGCACCGGCTGGACGCGGAGGAGCCCGAGGAAGTTCCAGGAGACCTGCCCCGCGGGGACCAGCGCCGGCTCCCCGCCCCCGGTGTAGGTGAGGACGGTGTTGTCGACGCCCGCCATGCCTTCGAGCTGGGTCCCCATGCGCTGCCAGTCCTGGAAGTCGGGAGCGGAGAGGGGGTTGATGGCGCGGCCCCGGGCGGGGTTGGCGCCCTCGATGGAGACGAGGCGGTCCGCCGCCGGGAAGGGCAGCGGCTGGAGCAGGACCCGGTCCACGAGGCTGAAGATCGCGGTGTTGGCCCCGATGCCGAGGGCGAGGATCAGGACGGCGGTGATGGCGAAGCCGGGGCTCCTGCGGAGGGACCGCAGCGCCCAGCGCAGGTGGTGGAGGGTTCCGTGCATGGGGTTCTCCTCGGGCGCCGGGGTCAGGCCTGGCAGGGGGCGTCTTCGACGATGCGGCCGTCGAAGAGGTGGACCGTGCGCTCCGCGTGCTGGGCGAAGCGGGTGTCGTGGGTCACCATGCAGAGGGTGGATCCGCGCCGGTGGAGGTCCTTCAGGAGGTTCATGACGGCCTCGCCGTTGGTGGAGTCCAGGTTCCCGGTGGGCTCGTCGGCGAGGAGGATGGAGGGACGGCCCGCCAGGGCCCGGGCCACGGCCACCCGCTGCTGCTGGCCGCCGGAGAGCTGGTTGGGCACGTGCTTGGCGCGGTGGGACATGCCCACCTCCTCCAGGGCCTCCAGCACGCGGGGCCGCCGTTCGCCGGCGGACAGGCCGCGGTAGATCAGGGGCAGCTCCACGTTCTCGTAGACGTTGAGATCCCCGATGAGATTGAAGCTCTGGAAGATGAAGCCGATCTCGTGGTTGCGGATGCGGGCCCGCCGGGAGAGGCTGAGGCCGGCCACCGCCTTGCCGTTGAGGGTGTAGGCCCCGGCGGTGGGCGTGTCCAGCAGTCCCAGGATGGACAGCAGGGTGGACTTGCCGCACCCCGAGGGGCCGGAGATGGAGATGAACTCCCCCTGTCTGATGTCCAGGTGGATGTCGGACAGGGCGTGGGTCTCCACCTCGTCGGTGGTGAACACTTTCTTGATGCCTTCCAGCGAGATCAGGGATCGGGCGGCCATGGCGGTCTCCTCGGGTCGGTTACTTGATGCGGATGCGGTCGGATGCGTCCCAGGCGCTGGTGTCCGACAGGATCACCTGGTCGCCGGGCTTCAGGCCGTCCAGGACTTCGATGGTGGAGACGGAGCCGCGCCCCAGGCGCACCGTCACCCGCGTGGCCTCCGCGCCGCCGGGGGCCAGGCGGTAGAGGCTCACGGTGCCGTAGGGCTGGGCCTGCACGGGCCGCCCCACGAAGACCCCGTCCGCCGCCCGGTCCAGCTCGACGATGCCCTCCACGCTCAGGTCGGGCCGGGCCCCCTTGGGCAGGGGCCCCTCCAGGCTCGCGTCCACGGTGACGGTGCCGTTCACCACGGCGGGGTCGATGCGGATGACGCGGCCCTGCACGACGCCGTTGCGGGTGTCCACGGCCACCGGCTGGCCCACGACGATGTCCTTGGCCTGGGTCTCGCTGATCCGGAGTTCGGCCTTGAGGCGGGTGGGCTCGGCCACCCGGGCCAGGGAGGCCCCGGGGGCCAGGCGCTGGCCCACCTGGGCCTGCAGCGCCTGCAGCACCCCGGTGAGACCCGCCCGCACCTTCAGGGCGGCCACCTGGCTCTGTTTGAGGAGCCAGAGGGCCTTGGCCTGCTCGACCTTCGCCTGGCTCGCGGCCAACTGGGCCCCCAGGGAGGCCTCGCCCAGCTTGAGGCGGTCCTGTTCGATCTGGTACCGGGTGGAGAGTTCCTCCGCCCGGCCCCGGGCCTGGAGCACCACGTGCCGGGCCACGTAGCCGTCCCGGGCCAGGATCTCCTTGGCCTCCAGATCCATGCGCGCGTCGAGGTTGCCGGCCTTCACCGTGGCCAGGGCCGCGCGCTTGTCCAGCAGGGCCTCCTGGACCCGGGCCTTGGCGCTGGTGTACTCCCCTTCCGCCGCCCGGTACTGCCACTGGGCGTCCAGCGCCGCCTGCTGCAGCTCGGGGTTGGAGAGCTCGAGGATCACCGTGTCGGCCTTCACGGGGGTGCCCGGCCACACGTGGATCTTCTCCACCCGGCTGTCGAAGCTGGTGGCGATCCAGCGCACCTCCACGGGCTGGAGGGTGCCCGTGCCCCGCACCTGGAACACCATCGGCCCCCGCTTCACCGTGTCCACGAGGATGGACGGGCGCTCCACGACGGGCACGGCGGGCTTGAGCCGGGCCAGGCCCACGGTGAGCAGGACGACGCCCAGGCCGGCGCCGCCCAGGGCGAGGGCCTTCTTGCGGTTGGGCTGGGGGGTCCGGGCGAAATCCATGGGCACTCCGGGGCTGCCCCTGGATAGCGAACCCCGTGCCGGATCCTTCAAACGCTCAGGATGGGAAGGTTAGGCCAACGCCCATCCTCCGGGCCGGGCGCCGCGCCGTCCCACTTCCGGGACGGCGCGTCCCAGAGGAGAGGCAGGCTACTTGCCGAGTCCCCCGGCCACCTGGGCGGCACGCTCGATGCCCCGGGCCAGGACGGAGCGGATGCGGCCGTCCTCCAGGGCCAGGAGCCCGGCGATGGTGCATCCGGCGGGGGTGGTGACCTCGTCCTTGAGGGCCGCCGGGTGGCGCCCCGTCTGGAGGACCATGGCGGCGGAGCCCAGGGTCATCCGGGCCGCCAGCTCCACGGCCACGGCCCGCGGCAGGCCGCACTGCACGCCCCCCTCGGCCAGGGCCTCCAGGATGACGAAGATGAAGGCGGGCCCGCTGGCGCTGAGGCCGGTGACCGCGTCGAAGTGGGGCTCCTCCAGCTCGATGACGGCCCCCAGGGGCTCGAAGAACGTGCGCGCGACGGCCAGGTGGGCCTCCGTGGCCTCCCGGCCCGGCGCCAGGACCGTGGTGCCCATGCGGATCGAGCAGGGGGTGTTCGGCATGGCCCGCACCACCGGGGTGGTGGGCTTCACCCGCCCTTCCAGGTAGGCCAGGTCCACGCCGGCGGCGATGGAGACGACGAGGGGGTCGTGGTCCAGGGCGCCGGCGGTCCGCAGGCCGTCCAGGACGGCCCCCAGGTCCTTGGGCTTCACGCAGAGGAGCACGGCCTCGGCCTGCCGGGCCGCGTCCGCGGGGGAAGCCGCCCAGGCCACGCCCAGGGCCTCGGCCCGGGCGCGCACGCCCTTGCCCTTGTCGCAGACGATGACCTCCGCCGGCGGTCGTCCGGCGGCCTCCACCAGGCCGCCGCAGATGGCCTGCCCCATGGTGCCGAACCCGACGATCGCCAGCTTGTAGGTCATGCGTGCTCCGGAGGCCCCTACAGGGGCAGGCGCGTGGTCTCCACCTTCACCACCTCGCCGTCCAGCACGACCGTGCTCGTGGACGTGGGCGCGTTGGCGGTCGTGAGCGTGCGCAGGGCGCCCAGGGGGGCCTGGACCTCCGCGGGGACGCTCTCGAAGAACATGACCCCGGCCCGCCACTGCTGGGCCTGCTCGATCTGCACCCGCAGCTCCCGCAGCTGGCGGGGATCCACCGGCGAGGGGGCGCTGGTCATCAGGCAGCGGGCCTGGGCGGTCTTGGGGAAGGCGATGACCTCCCGGATGTTGGTGGCGCCCACCAGGAGCATGACGAGCCGGTCCAGGCCCAGGGCGATGCCGCCGTGGGGCGGGGCCCCGTAGGAGAGGGCGTTGAGGAGGAAGCCGAACTGCTCCTGGATCACGTCCTCCTGGAAGCCGATCGCCTTGAAGAGGCGGTTCTGCACGTCGGCGTCGTGGATGCGGATGGAGCCGCCGCCCAGCTCGAAGCCGTTGAGGATGACGTCGTAGGCCATGGCCCGGCAGCTGCCGGGATCGGTCTCCAGGCGGTCCAGGTCGTCGGGGTGGGGGCTCGTGAAGGGGTGGTGGCAGGCCACGAAGCGCCCGTTCTCCTCGCTCCACTCGAGCAGGGGGAAATCGACCACCCACAGGAACGCGAACGTGGACTCGTCGATGAGGCCCAGGGACCGGGCCAGGCGCAGGCGGATCTCGCCGAGCACCTTGGAGGTCTGGTCGTCGGCGCCCACCGCGAAGACCGCGAGGCCCTCGCCGTCCACGCCCAGGGCCGCCTTCAGCCTGGCCTCGAGGCCGGCGTCGATGAACTTCTTGAAGCTGGAGGAGAGGCCGTCCTTCCCCCACTTCACGTAGGGAAGGCCGCCGGCCCCCAGGTGCTTGGCGACATCCTGCAGCTCATCCAGCTGCTTGCGGCTCATCGCGCCCGCCTGCTCTCCCTGGAAGAAGAGGCCCCGGACGCGGCGCTGGCCGCCGGACTCGGAGGCCGCGCGGAAGAGGTTGAAGGCGCTCTCGGCGAAGACGCCGGTGACGTCCTGGATCTTCACGGCGCACCGGGTGTCGGGCTTGTCCGAGCCGTACCACTCCATGGCGTCCCGGTAGGGCAGGCGCGGGAACGGCGCCTGGACCTTCCGGCCCACGAGGGCGGCGAGCTCCACCAGCAGGGGCTCCATCATGTCCTGCACATCCTGGGCGCGGACGAAACTCATCTCCACGTCCACCTGGGTGAACTCCGGCTGGCGGTCGGCGCGCAGGTCCTCGTCCCGGAAGCACCGGGAGATCTGCACGTAGCGCTCGAAGCCGGCCACCTGGAGCAGCTGCTTGTAGAGCTGGGGGGACTGGGGGAGGGCGTAGAACTCGCCGTGGTGCACGCGGGAGGGGACGAGGTAGTCCCGGGCGCCCTCGGGGGTGGACTTGCCCAGGATGGGGGTCTCCACCTCCACGAAGTCGTGCTTCAGGAAGTAGCTGCGGACGATCTGGGCGACCTGGCTCCGCAGGAGCATGTTGCGCTGGAGGCTCTCGCGGCGGAGGTCGAGGAAGCGCCACTTGAGGCGGAGGTCCTCGTTGGCCTCGGCGGAGTCGTCCACGGGGATGGGCGGGGTCTGGGCGGTGTTGAGGATGCGCAGGTCGGTGAGGCGGACCTCGATGTCGCCCGTGGGCAGGTTGGGGTTCTTCTGCTCCCGCTCGGCCACGACGCCCTCGGCCCCCAGGACGAACTCGCCGCGCACCGCCTTGAGGCGGGCCAGGAGCTCGGGGGAGACTTCCGTCTCGTTGGCCACCAGCTGCACGACGCCCCAGCGGTCCCGCAGATCCAGGAAGACCAGGGAACCGAGGTTCCGGATGCGCTTGCACCAGCCCAGGAGTCGCACGCGCTTGCCGGCGTCCCCGATGCGGAGGTCGCCGTTGCGGTGAGTACGTTGGAAGTCGCCAAAGGGATCGAGTTTCATAGCCTTCTAGGATCGCACCCGGACGCCTCCGGCTCAAGGATCCCGGCGTCAGGACCGGGGCGTTCTGCCGGGACCCTGCCCGCTGGCGACGGCGAACAGGTTCTCCCAGGAGACGAAGCCCGGGCTGGGCCGGTAGTCGGACCAGGCCCCCGTGTCGAAGGCCGCCGCCAGGGCCGCGGGGGCCTTGCCGGGGTTCGCCTTCACATGGGCCTGGACGGCCTTCAGGAAATCCCGGTAGCGCAGCAGCTCCTTCCTGCCGGCCACAGGCCCGTGGCCGGGGATGATGCGGGCGCCCTCCGGGACCCAGCCCGCCACGGCCTCCACCTGGGACACCAGGCCCTCGAAGCTGCCGCCGCTGTCCGTGTCGATGTAGGGGAGGAGCCCATGGAAGAAGAGATCCCCCATGTGGAGCACCCGCTCCGCGGGGTAGCCGAAGAGCACGTCGCCGTCGGTGTGGCCCGGCCCCAGGTGGAGCAGGTGGAACTCGGCCCCGCCCAGGTGGATGTCGAGCCGGGCCCGGATCCGCGGATCCTCCTCGCCGAAGGCCAGCTCCGGCAGGCCGCCTCGCTTGGCCGGTTCCAGGGGGGCCTGGGCCAGCACCATCCGGCGCCGGACGTTGGCGTGGGCGACGATGGCCATCACCTGCTTCTCCAGCACGAGGTTGGCGCCCACGTGGTCGGGGTGGGCGTGGGTGTTCACCAGGTAGCGGATGGGCTTGTCCGTCACGGAGCGGATGGCCTTGAGCAGGCCCGGCGCCAGGTGCTCGAACTGGTCGTCCACCAGGACCGCGTAGGCGTCCGTCACGAAGAGCCCCACGTTGCCGCCCTGCCCGAAGAGGACGTAGGCGTGGTCCGAGAGCTTCTCCACCCGGTGGATCGCTTTCTCCTCCTGGGCGGTCGGCGCCGGCCGGTGCCGGGGGTGGGCCTGGAGGGGAAGAACCGCCAGGAGGGTGGCCAGGGGCCAAAGGGAGCGGACGCGCATGGGAGCCTCCGGGGTCCCATTATAGGGACGCCCCGCCGGAAGGGGCGGGGCGCCGGGGCACACGGGTCCTTCAGGACACCGAGGAGAGGCTTCCGGGCTCCGCGTCCTTGGGGTGGGGGCGGATGGGCATCCCGGGCAGGTCGTTGGCGACCATCACGTCCAGGTTGCGCATGTACTTGGTGAGGAGGGCCCGGAGGGCCTCCGTCTCCTCCTCGGTCATGCCCCGCTCCGACTGGAGGCGGAGCCCCTCCCCGAGGGCCTCCAGCTGCTCGCAGAGGGTGACGCCCTCGGGCGTGAGGCGGATCCGGATGCGGCGCCCGTGATTGGGGTCGGGCCCCACCACCAGGTAACCCCGCTGGGTCATCTGCTGGACCATGCGGGAGATGGTGGGATTGTCCATCCACATGGCCCGGGCCAGCTCGCCGAGGGAGAGGGGCGCGGCCCGGGAGATCACCAGGAGCATCCACACGTGGTGGGGGGTGAGGTCCAGGGGGACGGCCTTGGCCGCGACCAGCTGACGAATGGACCGTCGAGCCGCGACGATCAACATCCCGATGTTCGAGATGGCCAGGCCTATTTCTGATGAGTGGGACATACCCTTACCCTCCAGGCTGTGGGGGACTTGACGTATTGAATTATCATTCAAAAACGCGGCTTGTCAATAAAACTTTTATCCATTTCTTCTTCCACAGACCACCGCCCATCAGCCGCCCCCGGCTTGGAACCCCGTGAAAGGGCACAGAAAATACTATTCCGTAGCGCATGTGCCAGGCCACCCCGCAGGCAGCTGCACATTTACAACCGGAATGGCATATTTATGCATTACAACGTTTACAAATTCAATTCATAATCTCAACGCTGGGCATATGAATTAATTTTCATTTTCATAACTTCAAAACACGCCCATTCGGGGCATCCAGGGGAGGCGTTCATATGAATGATATAAGTCTAGTGGAGGTACATCCAATCACCGGAACGATCGGGTCCCGATCCTTCGTGCCGGCAAGGGTAAGTAAAGGACCCGTACGCCGAGTGCGCTGAGACGCCGGGTCACGCTGACTCGGCGGCTCAGCGCACTCGGCCTACGGGTCCTTTACCTACCGAAGGATCGGGACACGATCGTTCCGGTGATTCGATCTACCTGCCCGAGCGGATCAGTCCTGATGCGCCCGGAGCCGCTCGGCCACCTCGTCCCAGGTCCAGGCGGCCTGGGTGCCGGCCGCCAGGTCCTTCACCGTGACCTCCCCCTTCTCCAGCTCCCCCTCCCCGAGGAGGAGGGCCAGGGGGGCTCCCGTGCGGTTGGCGGTGGTGAGGGCCTTCTTGAGGGCCGAGCCCCGGGTCTCCAGGGTGAAGGCGGCGCCCTGGGCCCACCAGGTGCGGGCAAGGGCGAGGGCCTTCAGGGCCGCGACGGGTCCCAGGGGGATGAGGACCGGCAGGGCGGCGCCCCGGGTCTCCCCGTGGAGCTGCTGCATGAGCATGGCCAGCCGGTCCAGGCCGATGGACCAGCCGAAGGCCGCCACCTGGGGGCCGCCCAGCTGCTTGACCAGCCCGTCGTAGCGGCCACCGCCCAGCAGGGCCGACTGGGCCCCCAGGTCGGAGGAGAGGACCTCGAAGGCCGTGCGGGTGTAGTAGTCCAGGCCCCGGACCAGGCGGGGGTTCTCCTGGAAGGGCAGCCCCAGCTCCGTGAGGACCTCCTTGAGGCGCGCGTGGTGCTCCCGGGAGGCGGGGTCGAGGAAGTCGACCATGACCGGGTGCCCCTCGAGGGCCACCTGGCAGGAGGCGTTCTTGCAGTCCAGGACGCGCAGGGGGTTCTCCTGGATGCGCCGGTGGCAGTCGTCGCAGAACTGGGCCTCGCGCGCCTGGAAGAAGGCCCGGAAGGCCTCGTGGAAGGCCGGCCTGCACTCGGGGGTCCCGACGGAGTTGATGCTGAAGGAGAGGTGCTCCAGGCCCAGCTCCCGGAGGAAGTCGTAGAGCATGACCAGGGATTCCGCCTCGGATTCCGGCGTCGACACCTGGAAGCTCTCGGCGCCGATCTGCCAGAACTGGCGGTAGCGGCCGGCCTGCATGCGCTCGTACCGGAACATGGGGCCGATGTAGTAGAGGAGCTGGGGGTCGCTGGCCTCCAGCATCCGGTGCTGGATCGCGGCCCGGACCACGCCCGCGGTGTTCTCCGGCCGCATGGCGACGTGGCGCCCGCCCTTGTCCACGAAGTCGTACATCTCCTTGTGGACGATGTCGCTGCTTTCCCCCACACTGCGCTTGAAGACCTCGATCTCCTCGAGAATCGGGGTCCGGATCTCCCGGTAGCCGTGGCGGTGGAAGGCGCGCCTTGCGGTATCCTCGATACGCTGGAACCAGTCGAGTTCCTTCCCGAACAAATCGCGCGTGCCTTTGACGGATTGGGCCATCTTGAAACTCCACGGAATCATTCCGCTGCTGCTTACCAGCCTACTGGCTCCCGCCCAAACCCCCAAGCGCCCCGGGGAGGGGGCCCGGCTCGTCGTGTACGTCGACCCGGGCCACGGGGGGGAGGACACCGGCGCCAAGGGGCCCCGGGGCCTCCGGGAGAAGGACGCCGTCCTCGACCTCGCGGCCGCCCTGGCGCGGGAGCTGGAGGCCTCGGGCATGGAGGCCCGGCTCACCCGGGACGCCGACGCCTTCGTCCCCCTCTGGGACCGGGCCCGCATGGCCAACCAGGCCGGGGCCGACCTCTTCGTCAGCCTCCACCTGAACGCCGCCCGCACCCGAGCGGCCAAGGGGTCGGAGGTCTACTTCCTCAGCCTGGGCGCCGGGGACCGGGAGTCCGCCGCCATCGCGGCCCAGGAGAACGGCGCCGGCCCCGGTCCCCTGAGCCCCGATCCGGCCAATGTGGTGGCCGGCATCCTGGACGACCTCGCCCAGGAAGCCTACCTCCGGGAATCCGAGAAGCTCGCCGTGGCCATCCAGGCCCAGCTCAACCGCCTGGGGGGCGTCCGCCAGCGGGGCGTGAAGCAGGCCCCCTTCGTCGTGCTCCGGGGCGCCGCCATGCCCGCCGTCCTCGTCGAGACCGTCTTCATCTCCAACCCGCGGGAGGAGGCCCGGGCCCGGGATCCCATCTTCCTCAGGAAGGCGGCCCAGGCGATCACCCAGGGCATCCGCCACTACTTCGCCGGGGTGGAGGCCACCCCCCGCCGGCGTCCCCAGGGCTGACGCCGCGGGTCATTCGTAGCGCAGCGCGTCGATGGGATCCTGGGCGGCGGCCTTCATCGCGGGCCAGAGGCCGAAGCCC
Encoded here:
- the proC gene encoding pyrroline-5-carboxylate reductase; amino-acid sequence: MTYKLAIVGFGTMGQAICGGLVEAAGRPPAEVIVCDKGKGVRARAEALGVAWAASPADAARQAEAVLLCVKPKDLGAVLDGLRTAGALDHDPLVVSIAAGVDLAYLEGRVKPTTPVVRAMPNTPCSIRMGTTVLAPGREATEAHLAVARTFFEPLGAVIELEEPHFDAVTGLSASGPAFIFVILEALAEGGVQCGLPRAVAVELAARMTLGSAAMVLQTGRHPAALKDEVTTPAGCTIAGLLALEDGRIRSVLARGIERAAQVAGGLGK
- a CDS encoding ABC transporter ATP-binding protein; translation: MAARSLISLEGIKKVFTTDEVETHALSDIHLDIRQGEFISISGPSGCGKSTLLSILGLLDTPTAGAYTLNGKAVAGLSLSRRARIRNHEIGFIFQSFNLIGDLNVYENVELPLIYRGLSAGERRPRVLEALEEVGMSHRAKHVPNQLSGGQQQRVAVARALAGRPSILLADEPTGNLDSTNGEAVMNLLKDLHRRGSTLCMVTHDTRFAQHAERTVHLFDGRIVEDAPCQA
- a CDS encoding ABC transporter permease, which produces MHGTLHHLRWALRSLRRSPGFAITAVLILALGIGANTAIFSLVDRVLLQPLPFPAADRLVSIEGANPARGRAINPLSAPDFQDWQRMGTQLEGMAGVDNTVLTYTGGGEPALVPAGQVSWNFLGLLRVQPVLGRDFLPEEDREAAPRVALLTHEFWMRTFGGDPALVGRSIRLDGLDTQVVGILPPGFRFPHRIGSARILVPLSLTKEQLGQRGNHFMGAVGRLKPGATVASCAQDLRAAAARLETAYPDTNLHFTANVVPLKDRVVLGSRGTLLVLMGAVGCVLLIACANIMNLMLARSAGRQREMAIRAALGAGPMELVRSAFAESLVIGLLGGAAGLLLARWTLAGLVGLLGSLVPGLRQPSLGAGPVAFTLGLSLAAALLFGLMPAFNLRNMRLADFLKEGKGGGGSTHPRLRGLLVASETALATALLVGAGLMLRSFQHLSTVDPGFKADHLLAARFTLPAYKYGEAARRMALLDGLLQRIRQSPGVVAASANDTTPFLGSTRTSSYSLKGRTDDALEAIHHQVSSGYFAAMGIPVLQGRDLAPFETNACVVSQALARRDFPGGDVLQGAVSVAGDSGPFLPIVGVVGTVRHDGLALAPRPEVYFPAAYAQGPGANMARFALLVRTTTAPSAMAGVLRNAVRELDPDLPVGAILTMEEAVASDRDAARSRSLLLGAFAGLALLLAGVGIYAVINFLTALRTREIGVRMALGAQVGSVLGLVLGQGLRMALGGIAAGVALSLVLGRFLESLIVGVRPWDLSTFGLVTAGLALVCAAACLLPALKAARVDPLVALRDE
- a CDS encoding sigma-54-dependent transcriptional regulator translates to MPTSAARILISDDQTGVRESLRLLLKSEGYKVETAASPEAVLAALEGPRPDLLLLDMNYTRDTTSGQEGLDLLARVQAREPELPVVVMTAWGSIDLAVEAMRRGAKDFIQKPWENARLLATLRTHLELAGALRRTRQLEAENQLLREGAPTLVAASPAMRRVLDLVARIGPSDASVLITGENGTGKSLLAQALHAASSRADRPLLTLNAGGLAEGVLESELFGHAKGAFTDAKAARAGRFELADGGTLFLDEIANAPLTLQARLLRVLETGEFERVGSSRTLRADVRVLSATNADLEAEVEAGRFRQDLRYRLNTIEIHVPPLRERPEDILPLAARFLEARAGRYRKAVAGFDAGAEKALLAHSWPGNVRELTHAVERALLMASGPWITAADLMLAPGNGRSPALEDLSMEDMEALLIRKALARHGGAAAAAEALGLSRSAMYRRLAKLGIRA
- a CDS encoding efflux RND transporter periplasmic adaptor subunit — its product is MDFARTPQPNRKKALALGGAGLGVVLLTVGLARLKPAVPVVERPSILVDTVKRGPMVFQVRGTGTLQPVEVRWIATSFDSRVEKIHVWPGTPVKADTVILELSNPELQQAALDAQWQYRAAEGEYTSAKARVQEALLDKRAALATVKAGNLDARMDLEAKEILARDGYVARHVVLQARGRAEELSTRYQIEQDRLKLGEASLGAQLAASQAKVEQAKALWLLKQSQVAALKVRAGLTGVLQALQAQVGQRLAPGASLARVAEPTRLKAELRISETQAKDIVVGQPVAVDTRNGVVQGRVIRIDPAVVNGTVTVDASLEGPLPKGARPDLSVEGIVELDRAADGVFVGRPVQAQPYGTVSLYRLAPGGAEATRVTVRLGRGSVSTIEVLDGLKPGDQVILSDTSAWDASDRIRIK